The following are encoded together in the Primulina eburnea isolate SZY01 unplaced genomic scaffold, ASM2296580v1 ctg507_ERROPOS390280, whole genome shotgun sequence genome:
- the LOC140821300 gene encoding protein CONSERVED IN THE GREEN LINEAGE AND DIATOMS 27, chloroplastic-like — protein MLRLSIYCTIVSSPRHEIKIGKGCGSMFTYQRCRILQGRIAVRGLKDEMDGGKGGGASGQSWDPGFEIEVPFEQRPVNEYSSLKESTLYSWADLGPGSFFLRLGGLWLVTFTVLGVPIAGASFNLSKDPLRFFLAAGTGTLFLVSLIVLRIYLGWSYVGDRLLSAVIPYEETGWYDGQMWVKPPEILARDRLLGSYKVKPVIKLLKQTLVGTGVLLVTAVSLFIFATPVEDFIHNTFVQENQSNGSVSKISSKFNLRKEELLRLPFDVKTDDDLAAAAAEAAGGRPVYCRDRFYRVLAGGQYCKWEDLLK, from the exons ATGCTTCGACTGAGTATATATTGTACTATTGTCTCGAGTCCTAGACAtgagatcaagattggaaaggGGTGCGGCTCCATGTTTACATACCAAAGATGTAGGATTTTACAGGGAAGGATTGCTGTTAGGGGCTTGAAAGATGAAATGGATGGAGGCAAAGGTGGGGGGGCGTCTGGCCAGAGTTGGGATCCTGGATTCGAAATCGAGGTGCCATTCGAACAAAGACCG GTAAATGAATATTCGTCTCTGAAAGAATCAACACTATACTCATGGGCTGACCTGGGTCCAGGATCCTTTTTCTTGCGCCTAGGAGGACTTTGGTTAGTCACTTTCACAGTCCTGGGAGTACCTATTGCAGGAGCAAGCTTCAATCTATCAAAG GATCCTTTACGTTTCTTCCTTGCTGCTGGTACAGGAACACTTTTTCTTGTTTCTTTAATTGTCCTGAGGATTTACCTG GGATGGAGCTATGTCGGAGACAGGCTTTTATCGGCAGTCATACCTTATGAAGAAACTGGATGGTATGATGGTCAAATGTGGGTGAAACCACCAGAG ATCCTTGCTCGTGATAGATTACTGGGATCATATAAG GTCAAGCCAGTCATCAAGTTACTGAAGCAGACCCTGGTTGGAACAGGAGTGCTGCTTGTTACAGCTgtttcattatttatttttgctACACCAGTAGAGGACTTCATCCATAACACTTTTGTCCAAGAAAACCAATCCAATGGTTCTGTCTCAAAGATCAGctcaaaattcaatttaag GAAGGAGGAGTTGTTAAGATTACCATTTGATGTCAAGACTGATGATGATCTAGCAGCCGCGGCTGCAGAGGCTGCAGGTGGAAGGCCTGTCTACTGCAGAGACAGGTTTTACCGTGTATTAGCAGGCGGGCAATATTGCAAATGGGAAGATCTACTTAAGTGA
- the LOC140821319 gene encoding uncharacterized protein isoform X2 has protein sequence MGVVIESEIWEPNKVVYIFLFISSFFSIFLYPARSAANVFDHAPTVSFLRFQRDFLLLYSLSSVMEGLWDVFGEYELTYYGLNKEQMLVLLCVGCAVSLFIGSFLGVLSDLVGHKKLCLLFYMLHLFVNILKMVNSTPAIWLASICLSLASSIFSFSFETWIVIEHDKLGQRQDSLNHMFWLMTFFESASFIGSQVLGNYLIDGDVNKNIRSKWNVAVVLVVVAIIYVTQGWKEAPKRTLFKDYSIVFHRRILCDKRIWLLSLAQASVHFSVTAFWILWAPTVVADGREVSLGLIYPCMLGSKMLGSTGFPWLLPGSLAIRTEEYLVYVFIIMGTALSIVAFDYQDIDILVVLFCIFHACMGLVLPSLARLRTMYVPNEVRGGMMTLSLAPANAAVLVFLMLRGYCQYIGNSTLTAFAAFGLFSAAGCMYVLKKWGKQLHQSKHNL, from the exons ATGGGAGTTGTAATTGAGTCCGAAATCTGGGAGCCAAACAAAGTGGtatacatatttttattcatttccaGTTTCTTCTCCATATTCCTTTATCCGGCGCGAAGTGCGGCAAATGTCTTCGATCACGCGCCTACCGTTTCCTTTCTTCGTTTTCAGCGAGACTTTCTTCTGCTCTACTCACTTTCCTCTG TGATGGAGGGCTTGTGGGATGTGTTTGGAGAGTACGAATTGACCTATTATGGATTGAATAAAGAGCAAATGCTGGTTTTATTATGCGTCGGATGTGCGGTCTCTCTGTTTATCGGGAGTTTTCTTGGAGTTCTTTCTGATTTAGT GGGTCATAAGAAACTATGCTTATTGTTTTACATGCTGCACCTTTTTGTGAACATATTGAAGATGGTCAATAGCACTCCAGCTATTTGGTTGGCAAGCATTTGTCTTTCACTGGCCTCTTCAatattttccttttcttttgagACATGGATAGTAATCGAGCATGACAAG CTCGGCCAGAGGCAAGATTCGTTGAATCATATGTTTTGGTTGATGACGTTCTTTGAATCTGCATCTTTCATCGGCAGTCAAGTGCTTGGCAATTATCTGATTGATGGTGATGTCAATAAAAACATTAGATCTAAGTGGAATGTAGCTGTGGTTCTGGTTGTTGTTGCAATTATCTATGTTACCCAAGGCTGGAAAGAAGCTCCTAAAAGAACACTGTTCAAGGATTATAGTATTGTGTTTCATAGGCGCATTCTCTGTG ACAAGAGAATATGGCTATTATCGTTGGCGCAAGCTTCTGTTCACTTCTCTGTTACAGCTTTTTGGATTCTTTGGGCTCCAACTGTAGTG GCTGATGGGAGAGAAGTATCATTGGGTTTGATATATCCTTGTATGTTGGGTTCTAAGATGCTCGGTAGCACTGGATTCCCATGGTTGTTACCGGGATCATTAGCAATTCGTACAGAGGAATATCTagtatatgtttttattataATGGGCACCGCTTTGTCTATTGTTGCCTTTGATTATCAG GATATTGATATTCTTGTGGTACTATTTTGCATATTTCATGCTTGCATGGGCCTGGTTCTGCCGTCTCTTGCAAGATTGAGAACCAT GTATGTGCCGAATGAAGTTCGTGGAGGAATGATGACCCTATCACTCGCACCCGCAAATGCTGCAGTCTTGGTTTTCCTGATGCTG AGAGGTTACTGTCAGTATATTGGGAATTCGACTCTCACTGCATTTGCAGCTTTTGGGCTGTTCTCCGCTGCTGGTTGCATGTATGTGCTTAAAAAATGGGGAAAGCAGCTTCACCAGAGTAAGCATAACTTGTGA
- the LOC140821319 gene encoding uncharacterized protein isoform X1 yields MGVVIESEIWEPNKVVYIFLFISSFFSIFLYPARSAANVFDHAPTVSFLRFQRDFLLLYSLSSVMEGLWDVFGEYELTYYGLNKEQMLVLLCVGCAVSLFIGSFLGVLSDLVGHKKLCLLFYMLHLFVNILKMVNSTPAIWLASICLSLASSIFSFSFETWIVIEHDKLGQRQDSLNHMFWLMTFFESASFIGSQVLGNYLIDGDVNKNIRSKWNVAVVLVVVAIIYVTQGWKEAPKRTLFKDYSIVFHRRILCDFHLLDKRIWLLSLAQASVHFSVTAFWILWAPTVVADGREVSLGLIYPCMLGSKMLGSTGFPWLLPGSLAIRTEEYLVYVFIIMGTALSIVAFDYQDIDILVVLFCIFHACMGLVLPSLARLRTMYVPNEVRGGMMTLSLAPANAAVLVFLMLRGYCQYIGNSTLTAFAAFGLFSAAGCMYVLKKWGKQLHQSKHNL; encoded by the exons ATGGGAGTTGTAATTGAGTCCGAAATCTGGGAGCCAAACAAAGTGGtatacatatttttattcatttccaGTTTCTTCTCCATATTCCTTTATCCGGCGCGAAGTGCGGCAAATGTCTTCGATCACGCGCCTACCGTTTCCTTTCTTCGTTTTCAGCGAGACTTTCTTCTGCTCTACTCACTTTCCTCTG TGATGGAGGGCTTGTGGGATGTGTTTGGAGAGTACGAATTGACCTATTATGGATTGAATAAAGAGCAAATGCTGGTTTTATTATGCGTCGGATGTGCGGTCTCTCTGTTTATCGGGAGTTTTCTTGGAGTTCTTTCTGATTTAGT GGGTCATAAGAAACTATGCTTATTGTTTTACATGCTGCACCTTTTTGTGAACATATTGAAGATGGTCAATAGCACTCCAGCTATTTGGTTGGCAAGCATTTGTCTTTCACTGGCCTCTTCAatattttccttttcttttgagACATGGATAGTAATCGAGCATGACAAG CTCGGCCAGAGGCAAGATTCGTTGAATCATATGTTTTGGTTGATGACGTTCTTTGAATCTGCATCTTTCATCGGCAGTCAAGTGCTTGGCAATTATCTGATTGATGGTGATGTCAATAAAAACATTAGATCTAAGTGGAATGTAGCTGTGGTTCTGGTTGTTGTTGCAATTATCTATGTTACCCAAGGCTGGAAAGAAGCTCCTAAAAGAACACTGTTCAAGGATTATAGTATTGTGTTTCATAGGCGCATTCTCTGTG ATTTTCATTTGCTAGACAAGAGAATATGGCTATTATCGTTGGCGCAAGCTTCTGTTCACTTCTCTGTTACAGCTTTTTGGATTCTTTGGGCTCCAACTGTAGTG GCTGATGGGAGAGAAGTATCATTGGGTTTGATATATCCTTGTATGTTGGGTTCTAAGATGCTCGGTAGCACTGGATTCCCATGGTTGTTACCGGGATCATTAGCAATTCGTACAGAGGAATATCTagtatatgtttttattataATGGGCACCGCTTTGTCTATTGTTGCCTTTGATTATCAG GATATTGATATTCTTGTGGTACTATTTTGCATATTTCATGCTTGCATGGGCCTGGTTCTGCCGTCTCTTGCAAGATTGAGAACCAT GTATGTGCCGAATGAAGTTCGTGGAGGAATGATGACCCTATCACTCGCACCCGCAAATGCTGCAGTCTTGGTTTTCCTGATGCTG AGAGGTTACTGTCAGTATATTGGGAATTCGACTCTCACTGCATTTGCAGCTTTTGGGCTGTTCTCCGCTGCTGGTTGCATGTATGTGCTTAAAAAATGGGGAAAGCAGCTTCACCAGAGTAAGCATAACTTGTGA
- the LOC140821309 gene encoding BTB/POZ domain-containing protein SR1IP1-like, whose translation MKRTSEWVFSHEIPTDVTVIAGGTSFSLHKFPLVSKSGYMRKLVSESMDADLSIIELSDIPGGADAFELAAKFCYGVNFEISTENISILRCVAEFLEMTENYAVGNLIGRTEAYVNEVVLTSLAGAVFILRSCENLFPVAENVKLASRCIDTIVSIACRDSQFAAPVEPKSGELHHSVSYNFLVSKPVVDWWAEDLTLLRIDLFQRVIVKMISRGFKKYALGPILMLYAQKSLRGLELFGKGRKKIDTKQQHEKRVVLEVMVGLLPREKNSMPVSFLSMLLRAAICLATTFACRLDLEKMIASQLGQAVIDDLLIPSYSLRGDTLFDVQTIQRITMNFFESRMEINRVGYDADQCYISHSSNEMENVTRLIENYLAEIASDHNFSVPRFLDFAELIPEQYRITDDGMYRAIDIYLKAHPALSDRERKKICSLMDCQKLSREACAHAAQNDRLPVQTVVQVLYHEQQRHGEVVDGGLHESSPALNSPKTPEPMEIHSIPGEESITNLQRENEDLKLELLKMKMRLKDRENPSIKIPGDHPNPSVISRTMSIADKPFSARKSLLSSVSRKLGRFIRPEGNTPGFKGRVKAGKDRRHSIS comes from the exons ATGAAGAGGACTAGCGAATG GGTTTTTTCCCATGAGATTCCTACCGATGTTACTGTTATTGCTGGAGGAACCTCCTTCTCGCTGCACAAG TTTCCTTTGGTGTCGAAAAGTGGATACATGAGGAAACTGGTTTCAGAATCCATGGATGCTGATCTTTCAATCATCGAACTCTCCGATATCCCTGGAGGGGCGGACGCATTCGAACTTGCAGCAAAATTTTGCTATGGAGTTAACTTCGAAATCAGTACAGAAAACATATCGATTCTAAGATGCGTGGCCGAGTTTCTTGAAATGACTGAGAATTACGCGGTCGGAAACTTAATCGGAAGAACCGAAGCGTACGTAAATGAAGTAGTATTAACGAGTCTTGCAGGGGCAGTGTTCATATTACGTTCTTGTGAAAATCTTTTTCCCGTGGCAGAAAATGTTAAACTGGCGAGTCGATGCATTGATACAATAGTCTCTATTGCGTGTAGAGATAGCCAATTTGCTGCGCCGGTGGAGCCCAAAAGTGGAGAGTTACATCACTCGGTTTCGTATAATTTTCTTGTCTCGAAGCCTGTTGTGGATTGGTGGGCTGAAGATTTGACACTGCTTCGAATCGATCTGTTTCAACGGGTTATTGTTAAAATGATATCTAGGGGATTCAAGAAATATGCACTTGGTCCAATACTAATGCTTTATGCTCAGAAATCTCTTCGAGGTTTG GAGTTGTTTGGAAAGGGCCGAAAGAAGATCGATACAAAACAACAGCACGAAAAAAGGGTCGTCTTAGAAGTGATGGTTGGTCTTCTTCCAAGAGAGAAGAACTCAATGCCTGTTAGCTTCCTGTCTATGCTTCTTCGAGCTGCGATATGTTTAGCCACAACATTTGCTTGCCGGCTTGACTTGGAGAAGATGATTGCTTCTCAACTGGGACAAGCTGTGATAGATGATTTATTAATTCCTTCTTATTCTTTAAGAGGAGACACATTGTTCGATGTCCAGACCATACAGCGAATCACAATGAATTTTTTCGAAAGTAGAATGGAGATAAACAGAGTGGGATATGATGCAGACCAATGTTACATCTCCCATTCATCAAATGAGATGGAGAATGTGACAAGATTAATTGAGAATTACCTTGCAGAAATTGCTTCTGATCATAACTTCTCCGTTCCCAGGTTCCTTGACTTCGCAGAACTTATCCCTGAACAGTATAGAATAACTGATGATGGAATGTATAGAGCCATTGACATATACTTAAAG GCACATCCCGCGTTAAGCGACAGGGAGAGGAAGAAGATTTGCAGTTTAATGGACTGTCAAAAGCTATCTCGTGAAGCTTGTGCACATGCAGCTCAAAACGACAGGCTTCCGGTTCAAACAGTTGTTCAAGTTCTTTACCACGAGCAGCAACGCCATGGGGAAGTCGTGGATGGTGGACTCCACGAATCGTCCCCTGCTCTTAATTCACCTAAAACCCCAGAACCGATGGAAATTCACTCGATTCCAGGTGAAGAGTCGATCACAAATCTACAGAGGGAAAATGAGGACCTGAAACTGGAGCTATTGAAGATGAAAATGAGATTGAAAGACAGAGAAAATCCTTCAATTAAAATACCAGGTGATCATCCCAATCCTTCGGTTATCTCGCGCACAATGTCCATTGCGGATAAGCCTTTTTCGGCCCGGAAATCATTGTTAAGCTCCGTGTCGAGGAAACTTGGCAGGTTTATTCGGCCTGAGGGGAACACACCGGGTTTCAAAGGCAGAGTTAAAGCAGGGAAAGACAGGCGGCACTCTATTTCGTGA
- the LOC140821322 gene encoding peroxidase 73-like → MGSYKHQTTLLLPLSLIIILFSSSASAQLRQNFYANICPNVENIVREAVKTKFSQTFVTVPATIRLLFHDCFVSGCDASVIVASTPGNTAEKDHPDNLSLAGDGFDTVIKAKAAVDAVASCKNKVSCADILVMAARDVIALAGGPSYAVELGRLDGMTSTAASVQGNLPQPTFNLDQLNAMFARSGLTQTDMIALSACHTVGFSHCSRFANRIYNFSASNPVDPTLNRQYATQLQQMCPKNVDPQIAIDMDPTTPRKFDNAYFKNLQNGMGLFTSDQSLFTDSRSRPTVNTWASNSQIFDASFVQAMTKLGRIGVKTGRNGNIRFDCGRFN, encoded by the exons ATGGGTTCGTATAAGCATCAAACTACTTTATTGTTACCACTTTCTTTGATCATTATTCTGTTCTCGAGCTCGGCTTCAGCACAACTCAGACAAAATTTCTATGCAAACATTTGCCCAAATGTTGAAAACATCGTTCGAGAGGCCGTCAAGACGAAATTCAGTCAAACTTTCGTTACAGTCCCGGCGACCATCCGTCTCCTCTTCCACGACTGTTTCGTCTCG GGTTGCGATGCATCGGTTATAGTGGCATCAACTCCAGGGAATACGGCGGAAAAAGATCATCCGGATAATTTATCATTGGCTGGGGATGGATTTGACACTGTGATTAAAGCCAAAGCAGCAGTTGATGCGGTTGCCAGCTGCAAGAACAAGGTTTCTTGTGCAGATATTCTTGTGATGGCTGCGAGGGACGTCATTGCGTTG GCGGGTGGACCCTCATATGCTGTGGAATTAGGGAGATTAGATGGGATGACTTCAACGGCTGCAAGTGTGCAGGGAAATCTGCCTCAGCCGACCTTCAACTTGGATCAGCTTAATGCCATGTTTGCTAGAAGCGGATTAACTCAGACAGATATGATTGCTCTCTCCG CATGCCACACCGTTGGATTCTCCCACTGCAGCAGATTCGCGAACCGGATCTACAACTTCAGCGCATCCAACCCGGTGGACCCAACCCTGAACAGGCAATACGCGACCCAATTACAACAAATGTGCCCCAAAAATGTTGACCCTCAGATTGCCATCGACATGGACCCTACAACACCCAGGAAATTTGACAATGCATACTTCAAGAACCTTCAGAATGGAATGGGCCTTTTCACCTCGGATCAAAGCCTATTCACGGACTCGAGGTCAAGGCCCACTGTCAATACTTGGGCCTCCAATTCGCAGATCTTTGATGCTTCTTTTGTTCAAGCTATGACTAAGTTGGGTCGGATCGGGGTCAAGACCGGAAGAAATGGAAATATCCGGTTTGATTGTGGAAGGTTTAATTAG
- the LOC140821311 gene encoding LOB domain-containing protein 37-like: MSCNGCRILRKGCSEACVLRPCLQWIDSAEAQGHATVFVAKFFGRAGLMSFISNVAENQRPALFQSLLFEAAGRTVNPVNGAVGLLWTGNWHVCQAAVETVLRGGALKPIQQFFGDASNPDASSACPNTCKLQDTGMISRSKVHKRRRFPDDLAKIMQLSDLDLSLSAGFQGKKANSSPEKRRLGSPSMNSEESMTTTCGDQTANEAKLLNLFT, translated from the exons ATGAGTTGTAATGGCTGCCGGATTCTGCGAAAGGGATGCAGTGAGGCTTGTGTTTTGAGGCCCTGTTTACAGTGGATTGACAGCGCCGAAGCGCAAGGGCACGCTACGGTCTTCGTAGCCAAGTTCTTTGGCCGCGCCGGGCTTATGTCCTTCATCTCCAACGTCGCAGAAAATCAAAGGCCTG CTCTTTTTCAGTCCCTCCTTTTCGAAGCAGCCGGACGAACAGTGAACCCCGTCAACGGTGCGGTGGGGCTTCTGTGGACCGGGAACTGGCATGTCTGCCAGGCCGCGGTGGAGACCGTCCTCCGGGGTGGCGCGTTGAAGCCAATCCAGCAGTTTTTCGGCGATGCATCGAACCCCGACGCTTCCTCCGCGTGCCCAAACACGTGCAAGCTTCAAGACACTGGCATGATTTCGAGGTCCAAGGTGCATAAACGCCGCCGTTTCCCCGACGATCTGGCCAAGATCATGCAGCTATCCGATCTGGACCTCAGTCTATCGGCTGGTTTCCAGGGAAAGAAAGCAAACTCTTCACCCGAAAAGCGGCGCCTTGGAAGCCCATCGATGAACTCTGAAGAATCTATGACGACAACTTGTGGAGATCAAACAGCGAATGAAGCTAAACTTCTGAACCTCTTCACTTAG
- the LOC140821326 gene encoding uncharacterized protein, with protein MEHQSAAKKGKTLIFSFFKKRDRQTSEDTSIPTVLTMQHQSSESLLFPNIQIPSCSSPRDDHQSSSTFIERDPGKRKQICEYHVNVRDEIRRSYLNMGPYQPDMLEYPASSPHTMCERRAENLMRPSQHIDKVMHAQSKEEKEKNRLRLSTSIVAVRWLALQGCAFRGNDESLSSSNRGNFLELVKAFAKMNIEIDEVVLENAPKNAQYIAPEIQKEILHIMANRVRKMVREEVGDKYFCILVDEARDISKREQMAIILRFVNNHGILTERFFVIKSVSDTTSMNLKNEISNVLVHHDLHVKKIRGQ; from the exons ATGGAACATCAATCTGCTGCAAAGAAAGGAAAAACATTGATATTTTCTTTCTTTAAGAAGAGAGATCGTCAAACTAGTGAAGATACTTCAATTCCTACGGTCCTTACAATGCAACATCAATCCAGTGAAAGTCTTCTATTTCCCAATATCCAAATTCCTTCATGTTCCTCTCCTAGAGACGATCATCAGTCTTCGTCTACTTTTATTGAACGAGATCCGGGAAAAAGAAAACAGATATGTGAATATCATGTTAATGTACGAGATGAGATAAGACGTTCATATCTAAATATGGGGCCTTATCAACCAGATATGTTGGAGTATCCAG CTTCTTCACCTCATACTATGTGTGAGagaagggctgaaaatttgatGAGGCCCTCACAACATATTGATAAAGTGATGCATGCACAATCTAAAgaggaaaaagagaaaaatcgTCTGCGTTTGAGCACCTCAATTGTAGCTGTTCGTTGGCTAGCACTTCAAGGTTGTGCTTTTAGAGGTAACGATGAATCTCTATCTTCATCTAATCGtggaaattttcttgaattggtGAAGGCTTTTGCAAAAATGAATATAGAAATTGATGAAGTTGTGCTTGAGAATGCTCCAAAAAATGCCCAATATATCGCTCCAGAAATTCAGAAAGAGATTTTACATATTATGGCCAATAGAGTACGAAAAATGGTTCGTGAAGAAGTTGGAGATAAATACTTTTGTATTCTTGTTGATGAAGCCCGAGATATATCTAAACGAGAGCAAATGGCCATTATATTGAGGTTTGTGAACAATCATGGGATTTTGACAGAAAGATTTTTTGTCATCAAAAGTGTTAGTGACACTACCTCAATGAATTTGAAAAATGAGATATCAAATGTTCTTGTTCATCATGATCTCCATGTTAAGAAAATCAGAGGCCAATGA